The Synechococcus sp. BL107 nucleotide sequence ACTCAATAAAATCAAAAGATTTTTAAGCAGAGAAGGAGTCGCTCCGACATGATAAAGAGCTCTTGAAAGCAAAGATGAAGCCCAATGGTATAATTTAAGGTCTATAAGCCTATCCAAAACATACGAGTAAAATAAAGGCAATTCGGAAGGATATTTTTTTGGATCTGACAAACAAACATGAAGTCCAAGTAAAAAGAGACCCAAAGATTTAGTTGGATTTACACTGCTACACAAATTCGCATAATTCCCAATGATACCAATATGTAGAGGATAGAAATCTAATCCTTTTTTATACACAACAGTTGCTTTATCAAATTCACCCTTCTCTCTAAGAAGTGCGCCATAGTTCTGATATAGTCTCCAATCCTTAATATCTTGATCGAAGGCCCTGCTATACTGAATTAATGCTTCATCAATATTGTCCTGCCTATGGGCTGCGAGAGCAAGAGAAAGACCCATGAGTTTTTAACTAGTTTAACATCATCGTCAATATAATGAAAATACTCATTCTTCATCCTAATTTTCCAGGCCAATTCAAGCATTTATGCAGCTTCTTTGAAAATAAAGGTCATGACGTGAGATTTATATGCCAAACACACTACGGAAGGCGAATCAAAGGCATCAAATTAATTGCAGTAAAGCACCCTATGGGACACGAGCACTACATAAAAATATCAAAAAGTGAAAACAAGCGTGTCTCGTTAAGAGCTGACTATTACAGATCAGCTTTTGTAAAATTAAATGAATCAGGCTGGAAACCTAATTTAGTCATTAGTCATACGGGATGGGGTTGTGGGGTTCACGTCAAGGAAATTTGGCCTGACACAAAATTAATAGGATACTTCGAATGGTGGTTTTCTCCGGATTCAGAATTAACTCAGGTAATGAGAAGTAATCCCTATCTAAAATCAATTGCAAAAGATTTTCAAGAACTATGGAAGCGAAACATTCATATGGCATTTGAAATGACTTTAGCAGATTATATTGTTGCACCTTCAATATGGCAGAAAAAACAATTACCCGATAGCCTGATAGACAAATGCAATGTCATTTATGATGGAGTAAATGAAAACGTTTTTCGATATGACCCTAAACAAATTAGTCCGATTCCAAAAATTACATATGGAACACGAGGAATGGAGCCAATGAGATGTTTTCCAGAATTTATCAAATCTTTGCCTGCACTAATAGAAAAGTGGCCGGACTTGACTGTAGAAATTGCTGGCTTGGATCAAATTTGCTATGGAGGCAAGAGTCCAAAGAATGGAAGTTGGATGCAGTGGGCCAAAAATTCTTTAAGCGAAACAGGAATCAGCGACAATATTAAATGGGTAGGGAGATTAGAATATGATGACTATGTTAAGTGGCTACAAAGCAGCTGGTGCCATGTGTACTTAACGCATCCATATGTTATGAGCTGGAGCTTGCATGAAGCATATTTATGCAATACGCCAATAGTAACTAATAAATCATTGGCAGTTGAGGAATTATTCGACGACAATGATAATATTGAATTTTGCGTAGATTTGGAAGGTGAAAACATTATTGAAGCGATTAACATGCAATTAAGAAATCCGAATCGGTGGAAACTGTCCTCCAACAAGAGAAAGGGAAATCTCTCACTACAAACTAATATGAAAAAATGGGAGAATGTTGCAGAAATATTAGTGGCACAGCAAGCTTGACTGGCTTTGGTCGGATTTAGAAGAAGACTAAGGGCAGTTTGCGAGCATTTCCACAATTATTGACGCATATGGATCAATTGAGTTAATATCTGGCTGGTCTAGTGTGGCCCTCTTCCAAATTACTCAATGGCTTTTTTAATTACTTCCGCTGGTAGCGTTACCAACGGCACAACTGGCGGGGATCTCTTCACCGCACAAAGCGGCGCCGTTGCAAATTCGACCATCAATGGTCTTGCTGGTGCCGATACGATCAGTCTCGAGCAAGGTGGTACTGCTACCAACCTAGATATCGATGCCGCCGGTGGTATTGATAAAATTGTCATTAGTGGTGCAACGATCTCCGCAGGTAGCATTCTCGGTGGTGCTGGTGGGGACACACTCACTCTCTCTACCGTCGTCGTTGCAGCATCAACCGATCTGAAGACCGGAGATGGAGATGACACTCTTACGATGAGTGCTACTTCGTTCAAATCTTCACAACTTTACTTCGGCGGCGGTTCAGATACCGCGCAAATCAGAGCAGTTGATTTCACCGACAGCCTAATCGGCTTTGGTGCAGGCGCCGATGAAGTAACAGCCTCGACGATTACTACTAATTCGGCAACCATCCTTGGCGGTGGTGGAGCTGACAAGATGACTATTTCCGGAACAGGTAATAGTCACCTCCTCATCAACATGGACTCCTCAGTCAATGGTGGTGGAGCTGACACTTTAACTTTCGAAGATGACCTTGGTGCAGACAGCACCATTAAAGGTAAGGGAGGTAAAGATGTTTTGACTGTCAGCGGAGTATCAGTATCTTCTCAAGTTCTTGGTAACGCTGGCGCTGACAACATCACAGTCGGTGGCACCATGGCCGGTACTGCCTTAGTTGGTGGTGGATCTGGTAACGACAGCATTACTTTGTCCAATACCTTGGCCGCTGGTTCCACTGTTCAAGGTGGTGGTGGAGCTGATTCCATCGACTTCGGTGGAGACGCTGACGCAGCAGCCTACGTTTATGGTGGCAATGGTGCTGACACCCTGAAACTCAATGATGCTTTCTCATCTAATGAGGGCAAGGTTGGTTATGCAGCTTTCACTGAATCCACAATCGGTGGTTATGACCAAATTGATAACGCTGCGACAGTCAGTGGTATCGATTTCAAATTCGATAACCAAACAACCTTCGTTACTGCTGAAGCTGTCAAAGACACCAGCAAGGATCTCGATGCGACTGTCACAGACGGCACTTTCGTCAACGCTGACTTTGGAACCGCAGGTCTTACTGCACGTGTAGGTGTTTTGGATGCAACTGTAACCACCCAAGGTTCCGTTGCAATCTTCGAAGGATCAACGGGTGATTACTTCATGTTCATTCAGGGCGGCACAACTGGTACCTCTGATGACTTTGTCGCTGACATTCACGACACAATCACAGGTGTTGCCGGTGGTTTAACCCTTGGTGACAACACCGTTGACATCATCTACGCTAACAACTAATTAATAATCCCATAGGATTATTTGTTAGTTTTCTATCCCTCTCCGTTTCCGGAGGGGGTTTTTTTATGGGTAAAATTTATATGCCCCTAATTTATTCATTTTGTTGCCATGGGTCATACCACTCAACCGATATGTAATATGACAAGCAATACTCGATGCCTCTTCAACGAAACATTCTATTGTGTCACCAATAATTACCCCTTAATCAATATAATATAGTCAACATTCCTCATGCCATTGATTTTCTGCACTAATTAGGTCAATGGATCTCCCATACTCGCTTGATACATGGAGGTTTGCGTCATTTTTATGAAGAGCAAACTCTAGGCGAGGGCTCGAATCCTCTTCCAATCGCAACCTGAAAGAACTGAGAAATTGCGACAACAATAACAAATCTAATTCAACTTAAAATTATACTAGCAACACATCCAATAGTCTTCTGGGACTTATATATATTGAATCAGGTAGTGAATAAAACAACTGCCTGCCATAAATGAAATCTATAATTTAAGCATAATGAATAGGTAGCAATTTAATAGCAAAGCAAAACTACTATCCCCTGAGACAGTAAGAAAGATTGATGAAAAGAAATTTCAAAGCTTTGGCTATAACATCAAATACAAAAGCGAAGAATAGAAAAATAAGAGCAAGATTTTTCCGTTAAATTCTTAAAAATAGACTTAACAACAGGTTAATCCAATCAATTATTCAAAATAAAAAAATTATCTGCGCAATCTTTTCTGCAGCAGTATGTCTTATTTGCTTAAGCAAATAAGACAGCAAGATTCATTCAATTTCCCTGCTGATCAAAAAGTGCAGCATATCTTTGATTTAAATTCATTAATTGCTGATGTGTGCCTTCCTCAACTAACTTTCCAGAATCCATTACAAGTATATGATCGCTATTACGGATCGAGCTCAGGCGATGAGTAATAAACAGTACAGTTCTGCCAGAAGCCCAATCCTGAAGGTTTAAGCAGAGTTGTCTTTCAGTGCTGTAGTCAAGAGCACTTGTAGCTTCATCCATAACCAAAAGTTGAGGATTAGCAAGTACAGTTCTAGCAATAGCGATGCGTTGCCTTTGACCACCACTCAAATTGCTGCCTCTTTCGGCTAATGGTGTTGCATAACCTTGACCTAAACTCATAATAAACTCATGAGCACAGGCAATTTTAGCTGCCTCAATAATTGAATCATTTGTGGCTTGTGGATCATTCAAAGCAATATTTTCAGCAACTGTACCTTCAAAAAGTAGTGAATCTTGTGGGACAATTCCAATTTGCCTTCTCAAACTTGAAAGATTAACTTTGGAAACATCATAATTATCAATAAAAATTCTACCTTGATCGGGTGAATAAAGTTTGGGGATAAGCTTAGTCAAAGTACTTTTTCCACTACCACTTTGGCCTACAATGCCAACAAAACTGCCGGCCAAAAGATTTAGGCTTACATCATCAACTTGGTAAGGACCTTTGTCCGCAAAGCGAAAGCTGACACTTTCAAATCGGATATTCCCAGAGATCGGAGGCATAGAGATTTGAGCAACATCCTCAGCTGCTGAAAGTTCAGGATTCTGATCTAATATGTCACTAAGCCTCTCCATAGATAACTGCACTTTCTGAAATCCTTGATACAACCCAGACAATTGCAGTAATGGCGAGGTGACTTTTCCACTAATAATTCTGAAAGCAATCAACATACCGAGAGTTAATTGACCTTCTAGTACTAATCCCATTCCTATCCACAAAACAAGTAACGAACTAAATTGATTTAAAAAGCCACCGATCTCTCCGGAAGTAGCACCTAGGGCTGTAGCTTTAAATCCTTCAGAAACAAAATGTCTATATCTATCTTGCCATTTCCAACGCGCAGTAAGCTCGAAATGCTGCGCTTTAACAGTCTGTATTCCTCCCAATACTTCAATAAGATGACTTTGGGTTCTTGCTTGAGCCACAGCACGTTTACGGATAAGATTTTTGTATATAGGAGCAATCAAAAATACCATCAAAACATAAATCGGAAGCGTACTTAACGCAACAGCCGTAAGGAATGGCGAGTAAACGAGCATTACAGCTAAATATAAAAGCGCAAAAATAATATTTAAAACAGAAACTAAAGCAGTTCCGGTAAGAAAACCGCGAATCGTATTTAATTCACCTAATCTTTGCGAAAGCTCACCTACTGGTCTTTTTTCAAAGTAAGAAAGTGGAAGAGCTAATAAGCGATCAATAACAGCAGTTCCTAAAGTCAAATCCATTCTGTCAGTTGTATCGACAAAGATATATGTTCGGAGAGCCGTAAGAAGGCCCTGAAAAAGAGCAAGTAGTATCATTACAGAACCTAAAACATTTAAACTGCTTAGATTTCCTTGTGTTAAAACTTTATCAATTATTTGCTGAATGAGCAAAGGAATCATGAGTCCAAATAGTTGCGCAAACAAAGAAGCTGCAAATACTAAAATTAAGGACTTCCTATATTTTGAAATTAAGGGTGTAAACCAACTCCATCCGAAGCGAGATCTAGGCGTAGTTCCAATCCTACGTGGAAGAGCAAATCGCAATGTATCCCCTAACTTGTCTTGAAGATCTTTTTCGGTTATAGAAATTAGACCCTTATGAGGATGACCTAGAATAATATTCTTACCACTATTAGAGAAAAGCACAACAGGTATCTCTTCAAGCAAAAATATTGCAGGAGCCTCAATGCTAAGAAAATACTTTTTGTCTACATTTGCAAGTTGACAATTAAGGCCAAGGACTTCTTGAAGGCTAGCCATTAATTCTAAAGTGAGGGGTTTGTTCCTTCGAAAATGACCTTCAACTAATTTAGAAATAGAGTCTCTACGGAATGGCACCTCTTGTTGAAGTGCTACCATCTCACTAATTGCTAAAATCTCCTCAAAAGATCCAACACCCTTCACAAAAGGATACTTATCATCAAGACCTTGATTATCTGCCTCAAGAATTCCTAACTGCTGCAATGATTTACTTGGATTCTCTATAAACAGAGAATCTTGATTATTTGAGGAATCAGAACTCAAAGGAGGGCTTAAATCAGGATGGTCTAGTAGACCAACCAATCGGTATGGAAATTTAAAACCCTCTCGTGTCGGTAAAGATTCTCCTGGCAATACCCTATATCCAGGCGGATAATTAGGGACACCGTCGCTGCTCATAATCCAGACAACATCTGAAGGGCAATCAGATGAAGGTTTAAACGCAACTCCTGGTTCAATTGATTGAGTCCAAGACTTCTGATTGGCAAGATCATCCAATCTTGATTGCCATCCTTCCAGTTGGTAAAAATTATGATCTGCGGAGGCTTTTATAACATCGTAAACTTCATGCAGATTTTTAATCTCTGAAAATTTCTTCTGAAAAGGAATACTTTGTTCGAATATTTTGACAAAAATGTCAGACGGTATTGATAAAAGAAGGGAATCTTCGGAAGCTATTATCCATTCACAAGGTGAAGCACGAAGCAGCGATATCCAACCAATTAATTGACCTGATCCTCGCAAGTCTATAGTCTTTGATCCATCAGAAGTTTGAGCTAAAAGACGAACTTTTCCCTGAATAACAATATGAATATCCTCAGGGAGCGTGTCAGGACGAAGAATGCGCTGCCCAAGTGAACATCGCAGAATTTGAGATTTCGAAAAAAGAGCCTTACAGTGTTCTTGACTTAGAGATGAGAATGGTGGCTGTTGACTCACAGCTTTTACAATGAGTTCGAGGCTGCCGAGAGAAGAATTCATATTATTTAAAATTTAATCTTTTATAGATTTTAAATGATCGTAGAGATAATCTGACATGCCGTTCAACCACAAGTCAAATTGACGCTGCAAGATTCGTTGATCAAGGGCAGGACTACGAACACAAGGAATAAAATCAATCAACTGCAAAATTGCAAACATATTCCCTACAGAAAGAGGCTTTGTTGTTTGACCCACTTTCAATTTTTTTAAAAAGATTTGTATTCCTGAGGGAAATTCTTCCATATTCTGCAATTCAAAAGCTCCACCCTTGAACCGTTCGCTACCTTCACCATACAACATAGATAACTGCTCAAAAGTAGACTCTCCCATGCTTAATCGATGGTAGAGCTCAAAGGCGAGACCTTGATTTGAGACCCGAATTAATCTACATGAAGCCTGATCTAAACTATCTTTACACTCTAAAAACAATTGATCGAGACGATGTCCCCAGAACTCTCTAGCCCATAACAAGTGACCCTGATTGGAAGGATATTTTTGATTAATTCTTTGTCTAATAAACAATCTCAGAAAGGTTTTAAGCATATCCACATCGTCAAGTAGATGGTGACACGGAAAAATTTGTTCCAGAATAATTTGATTACATTCATTGTCAATCCATTCTGCTGGGGTAGGGTCTAAGATAAAATTAGAATCCATTACATTACTGTTGTCGAATACTTTGGACGCTATCAGCTTGATCGACAAGCATGTCACTAAGAAGACTTATAACTCGTTTATCTCGCAATTTTAAATTAGTAGTAATGGACATTCCTGATTTCAAAGGAACTTTCATCGAATTGGAAATTAAATATGAATTTGAAAGCCTAAGCTTTACTGGGAAACGATAAAAATTCTGTTCAGTTTTGGGTTCTAGTGCATCAGCAGCGATTTGACTCACTGTAGCTGCGATATCGCCATATCTTGTAAAGGGAAATGCATCAACACGTACTTTAGCTTCTTGTCCAACTTTGATATAGCCAATATCGTTGTTAGGAACATATACTTCAGCGTATAGGCCTTTCTGAGGAACAATAGAAACAATTCTTTCGCCAGCAGACATCACACCATCTGCGCTTGCTTGAGGGTCAAACACAATGCCTGATACTGGGGCATTGACGTTTTGGTACTGAAGTTGTAACTCAGCGGCTTTTAGTCTTGTTTCCATCTCATTAATAGATTTTGTAGAGCTTAACTGAATCTGCTCAACTTGATTATTTAATTGGTTTTGTTGTTCTAAGAGCTCACCTAATTGATTCTCAAGCTGAAAGAGTTCATCTTTTTGTTCTAAATACTGAAGACGTTGAAACCCCCCTTCTTCTACAAGGGTCTCCATTTGCTTCAGAATCATTGATTTAGTTTTAATGCGTCTTTTAAGAACTTCTACTCTGCTTAACAACATTGCCTCCTGGCTATTAATAGTAGAGACTTGAGACTTCAATTCTTTTTTCTCAATAGCAATAACTCGTACAAGCATTTCTTGTTCTTGTTTAGCTTGACGCGTATCAAAGCGAAGTAGCAATTGGCCTTTCTGAACGTTATCTCCATCGTTAAATAAAACTTCAGCTACCTTTCCGCCAGCTGGTGTTTTCACTTCGATAGTTCCACCAATAGATTTTAATTGGCCTTGAACAGTGACGACTTCGTCAATTCTAAAAAAGATACCAACTAATAGAGCTGTACCTCCGAGTGCCAGCATAAGCGCTGTAAGCCCTTGAGCCCAAGCTGGAGTTTGTCGAAGTACTAAAGATCTATTTCGAGCTAACCATTTATTCGCTGCATCACCGACTTGCTGCTTGACAGTGAGCTTAGATCGAACATTTGAATCATCTGCAGATGATTGAGAAGTATTTTCGGTGATTAGGGGCTTCTTCTCCATTGCTTAACCACAGCTTGGCAATATCATACTTTGCTTTAAAACGAAAGCCAAGTATTGAAAGAACCTAAATATAGGATTCACTATAAAGCATCGAGGCTTGGAAGTACAATAAAATCCATCTCGAGGAGCAACTAGGTGATGCTCTCTTCGCAAAATAAACATATTTACGCTTGTGAAACCTTGTCGATAATTACAGATTGAAGAATGCTCATTTAATTCGTACAAAAATGATTCCTAGCGAATTAATAAAAATAAATAAAGCGGATGAAGAGATTCGAACTCTCGACCCTCTCCTTGGCAAGGAGATGCTCTACCACTGAGCTACATCCGCAATCGCATGAACCCTTGGGTTCCTGTCGCTAAGCCAGCATGCACCACCAAGGTGCCTGAGGTCAATCCAAAGGCGGCAATGCAGCCATCAATGAACCCATTTCCAACGCCTCCAAGCCATAGGACCAGCCCAGATTGCTTTTAATACCAGCCCGCTCCAAGGCCTGTTGCATGGTGTCTGTGGTGAGCACGCCAAAGATCACAGGAATGCTGGTGTCGCGAGCAACCGCAGCGATGCCTTTACTGGCCTCCCCCACCACGACATCGAAGTGGGGTGTATCACCGCGAATGACCGCACCAAGAGTGATCACCACTTGATAGCGACCGCTTCGAGCCAGCTGCTGGCAAACCAGGGGGAGCTCAAAAGAGCCAGGCACCCAAGCCACATCGAGTTGGGAACTTGTGGACGATGTATCAACGCCATGGCGAGCCAAGCAATCAAGGCATCCGCTCAGCAACTTGGCTGTAACGAGATCATTGAAGCGGGCTACCACTACTGCGATGCGAAGACCTGCTGTATTGGTAAAACGACCTTCGAAAGTTGCCATATGGGTTTTAAACGACGAAGAAGCTGACACCCCAGTTGAGTAGAACCAGAGCAACCCAGGCTGCACTACCCAAAAGAATAAGGCGATTGGAGCGACCGCTGTCTTCGTTCGAAGCAAACAGCACTGGCACTGCGACGATCAACGCGAAAGAAACCACCACAAGGGCCAGAACGGTGAGAGTGTTAAGGAACTGCATGGATCGGCGGGACGTTTGATAATTGTCACACGAAGAGACGATCCCCTGGTGGAAGAGAGACCAGCCGTCATATGAGCAAGCAGCCCAAGGTGAGCTTTCTAATCCCCGCCAAGAACAGGCCCCACGAACTGAAAGCAGCGCTAGGGAGCTGCCTTGCACAAAGCTTTGAGGATTGGGAAGCACTTGTGGTGGATGACCACAGCGATTCCAGCGACCTTGCTTCCGTAGTGAACGCGTTTCAAGATGATCGGCTGAGATTTCACCGATTGGACGACCTCAACCGTGGGGTATCAAGCGCGCGCAATCAGGCCATTGCCATGGCCCAGAGTGACCGTTTCATCACCCTCGATAGCGACGACCTCAACCATCCCCACCGGGCTGCACGCTGCTTTCAGCTGCTCAATCCCAGCAACCCAGCACTGATTTACACACGCGTGCGTTTGTTCAGCAGTGCTCGACCTGAAGGACGACCCAAACCTGTTCTTCAACCCTTCTCATCCGCACTCTTTGAGATGGTGAATTTCATCACCAACCCTGGGACTGCTTTTACCCGCAAGGCATTTGAGGCCGCAGGCGAAGGATTCCGTCCGGACTTAACCATGGCTGAGGACTATGACCTGTATCTCCGAATGGCACGCACTGGAGTGAATATCCAAGCGGTGGACGAAGAGCACGTGAGTTACCGCAAGCACGCCCAAGCAACGACAGCCAACCGCGATGCAGACCTACATGCAGCGATCATGCGCGTGCGTGCACTCAATAAAGTCACTCCATTTCCCCTCGAGGCCATCCGTGCCCATGCTCTACCTGAGCTAAGCAGCAATCTGCTGAATGATGCCGCGCAGCGTGCGCTCTGGACCGATGACCGCTGGACAACCTGAAACCGATGTCCTCAACGCCTCGCCTCTTTCTGATCGGTTTCAACAAATGTGGAACCACCTCCTTCCACGACTATTTCAAAGCCAACAAAATTTCTTCAGTGCACTGGCGCGCCAACACCCTCGCCCTTGCCCTGCACAAAAACAAAGCAGAAGGCTTACCGCTGCTCACAGGGGTCGAGCAATGGACGGCTTACACCGACATGATTTGCATCCCAGGATCCCCTTGGGGCGAAAGCAACAGCACGAACGCACCGCTGATTGAAGGCTGCCGCTGGTTCAAGGCCTTGCATCGCGGTTACCCCGATGCACTCTTCATCCTCAACACCCGAGATCCATTCCATTGGGTGCGGTCTCGGCTAAAGCACGACGAGGGAAAATTTGCCGAGGCTTATCTGAAAGCCTTAGCCCCCCAGGGGGTCCGCAACCGTCGACAGTTGAAACAACGCTGGCTGCACGACTGGTATGAACACCACGCGGAGGTGATGACTTACTTCCAAACCCATGCCCCCACACAACTTCTGGTGTTTCACATCAGCGAAAGCTCAGAACGACAGCTCAACCGTTTCCTCATGCCTCATTTCGACATCGAGGCGGGACACTTTCCCCATCACCACAAATCGGCATAAAGCGGTAGCTGGGGCAAAGACACCTGTTGAGACAAGCCCTGCTGCAACATCAACCAATAGCGATCCGGTTTCTCCAACCGTTCGGGCGGCAGACGATCTGGAATGGCACCGGCGGAGAGATGCACGATGGCCTTCTTGTCTCGAACATCTGGCAGGCAATAGGCCATGGGATTACTGGCGACGTCGTGCCATGGAGAGCTGCTTTGGCGTGCACGCATCCAGCTCAAGACGTTGTATTGACCCGGGAGGAACTGAACCTGCCCTGACAACAGGGCATTTAAAGAGCACTGTTCACGAAAGCGGCATAGAGCTTCATGCTGCAGGTAGTAGTCGACCACCTGCTCCGGGAGCAGCACCTCATTGAGCGAAACGCTGTCAAACAGCAGGATGCCTGCATTGAAGTAGTGATACGGCCCCTCCAATCCGAGCACCAAGGTTCGATCAGGCATTGGCCGGCCATGGGAACAGGCGGCCAATGGAGTGGTTCCGCCGAGCGGAAGTTGCTCCAAAGTCTCCAAGCCCGCAACACAGAGCGTGTCGGCATCGACGTAGAGATATCGGCCCGGCTCACGCTGTTGGAGAGCTTCGATGCAGAAGAAATAGGGCTGCAGATCAGCCGGCAAACGGTGCAAGGCCGACTCAGTGGCGATCCTCTGATGGCGACAAGGACACTCAAAAGAAGCAGCAATTCCCTCCAGCTGGTGCATGCGCTGGTCTGCTGGTGTCACCAACACCACGGAGCTGAAGCGGTGGTGCAACAAATAGGAGGTCAACGCCACTGCGGCCAGCGGCTCAAAGCCCTGATCAAGGGCTAGCAACAGATGCATGCAAGCGACGACAACCCCCGTATTCTCGGACCAATCGCAAACATGCCCTTGGCCAAACAGGATCCCCTGACCCTGCAGGGCAGCTTGTTTGGCGCGCCGGAACTTGCAGAGCATTCAGCCCAGAACGAACCGCCAAAGCGGAAACAAACCGATGCGGACATCAACAATCAAGACCTCACCGATCAAGACCTGAGCGACGACGCTCTAGCGCGCCCTCGCCGTAAGACCAGCAGCTCAAAACCATCTGCAGAGCTGACTCAAGACGATGAAATTGATAAAACCAAGCCCGAAGACAACAGCACCGACGTACCAGCCTGGGCCCACCACAGCCAATTGGAGCCAGAGCAGCTCACGCCAGTGCTGCGCCACTACGTAGAACTGAAGATGGCACACCCGGAACGGGTGCTGCTGTATCGGCTGGGCGACTTTTTTGAATGCTTCTTTGAAGACGCAATCACCCTGTCGAGGGAGCTGGAGCTCACCCTCACTGGGAAAGATGCAGGCAAAGCGATCGGGCGCGTGCCGATGGCCGGCATTCCCCATCACGCCGCCGAGCGCTACTGCAGC carries:
- a CDS encoding sulfotransferase, coding for MSSTPRLFLIGFNKCGTTSFHDYFKANKISSVHWRANTLALALHKNKAEGLPLLTGVEQWTAYTDMICIPGSPWGESNSTNAPLIEGCRWFKALHRGYPDALFILNTRDPFHWVRSRLKHDEGKFAEAYLKALAPQGVRNRRQLKQRWLHDWYEHHAEVMTYFQTHAPTQLLVFHISESSERQLNRFLMPHFDIEAGHFPHHHKSA
- a CDS encoding ABC transporter transmembrane domain-containing protein, translating into MNSSLGSLELIVKAVSQQPPFSSLSQEHCKALFSKSQILRCSLGQRILRPDTLPEDIHIVIQGKVRLLAQTSDGSKTIDLRGSGQLIGWISLLRASPCEWIIASEDSLLLSIPSDIFVKIFEQSIPFQKKFSEIKNLHEVYDVIKASADHNFYQLEGWQSRLDDLANQKSWTQSIEPGVAFKPSSDCPSDVVWIMSSDGVPNYPPGYRVLPGESLPTREGFKFPYRLVGLLDHPDLSPPLSSDSSNNQDSLFIENPSKSLQQLGILEADNQGLDDKYPFVKGVGSFEEILAISEMVALQQEVPFRRDSISKLVEGHFRRNKPLTLELMASLQEVLGLNCQLANVDKKYFLSIEAPAIFLLEEIPVVLFSNSGKNIILGHPHKGLISITEKDLQDKLGDTLRFALPRRIGTTPRSRFGWSWFTPLISKYRKSLILVFAASLFAQLFGLMIPLLIQQIIDKVLTQGNLSSLNVLGSVMILLALFQGLLTALRTYIFVDTTDRMDLTLGTAVIDRLLALPLSYFEKRPVGELSQRLGELNTIRGFLTGTALVSVLNIIFALLYLAVMLVYSPFLTAVALSTLPIYVLMVFLIAPIYKNLIRKRAVAQARTQSHLIEVLGGIQTVKAQHFELTARWKWQDRYRHFVSEGFKATALGATSGEIGGFLNQFSSLLVLWIGMGLVLEGQLTLGMLIAFRIISGKVTSPLLQLSGLYQGFQKVQLSMERLSDILDQNPELSAAEDVAQISMPPISGNIRFESVSFRFADKGPYQVDDVSLNLLAGSFVGIVGQSGSGKSTLTKLIPKLYSPDQGRIFIDNYDVSKVNLSSLRRQIGIVPQDSLLFEGTVAENIALNDPQATNDSIIEAAKIACAHEFIMSLGQGYATPLAERGSNLSGGQRQRIAIARTVLANPQLLVMDEATSALDYSTERQLCLNLQDWASGRTVLFITHRLSSIRNSDHILVMDSGKLVEEGTHQQLMNLNQRYAALFDQQGN
- a CDS encoding glycosyltransferase, with the protein product MKILILHPNFPGQFKHLCSFFENKGHDVRFICQTHYGRRIKGIKLIAVKHPMGHEHYIKISKSENKRVSLRADYYRSAFVKLNESGWKPNLVISHTGWGCGVHVKEIWPDTKLIGYFEWWFSPDSELTQVMRSNPYLKSIAKDFQELWKRNIHMAFEMTLADYIVAPSIWQKKQLPDSLIDKCNVIYDGVNENVFRYDPKQISPIPKITYGTRGMEPMRCFPEFIKSLPALIEKWPDLTVEIAGLDQICYGGKSPKNGSWMQWAKNSLSETGISDNIKWVGRLEYDDYVKWLQSSWCHVYLTHPYVMSWSLHEAYLCNTPIVTNKSLAVEELFDDNDNIEFCVDLEGENIIEAINMQLRNPNRWKLSSNKRKGNLSLQTNMKKWENVAEILVAQQA
- a CDS encoding glycosyltransferase; translated protein: MHLLLALDQGFEPLAAVALTSYLLHHRFSSVVLVTPADQRMHQLEGIAASFECPCRHQRIATESALHRLPADLQPYFFCIEALQQREPGRYLYVDADTLCVAGLETLEQLPLGGTTPLAACSHGRPMPDRTLVLGLEGPYHYFNAGILLFDSVSLNEVLLPEQVVDYYLQHEALCRFREQCSLNALLSGQVQFLPGQYNVLSWMRARQSSSPWHDVASNPMAYCLPDVRDKKAIVHLSAGAIPDRLPPERLEKPDRYWLMLQQGLSQQVSLPQLPLYADLW
- a CDS encoding HlyD family secretion protein encodes the protein MEKKPLITENTSQSSADDSNVRSKLTVKQQVGDAANKWLARNRSLVLRQTPAWAQGLTALMLALGGTALLVGIFFRIDEVVTVQGQLKSIGGTIEVKTPAGGKVAEVLFNDGDNVQKGQLLLRFDTRQAKQEQEMLVRVIAIEKKELKSQVSTINSQEAMLLSRVEVLKRRIKTKSMILKQMETLVEEGGFQRLQYLEQKDELFQLENQLGELLEQQNQLNNQVEQIQLSSTKSINEMETRLKAAELQLQYQNVNAPVSGIVFDPQASADGVMSAGERIVSIVPQKGLYAEVYVPNNDIGYIKVGQEAKVRVDAFPFTRYGDIAATVSQIAADALEPKTEQNFYRFPVKLRLSNSYLISNSMKVPLKSGMSITTNLKLRDKRVISLLSDMLVDQADSVQSIRQQ
- the psbZ gene encoding photosystem II reaction center protein PsbZ; protein product: MQFLNTLTVLALVVVSFALIVAVPVLFASNEDSGRSNRLILLGSAAWVALVLLNWGVSFFVV
- a CDS encoding glycosyltransferase; the encoded protein is MSKQPKVSFLIPAKNRPHELKAALGSCLAQSFEDWEALVVDDHSDSSDLASVVNAFQDDRLRFHRLDDLNRGVSSARNQAIAMAQSDRFITLDSDDLNHPHRAARCFQLLNPSNPALIYTRVRLFSSARPEGRPKPVLQPFSSALFEMVNFITNPGTAFTRKAFEAAGEGFRPDLTMAEDYDLYLRMARTGVNIQAVDEEHVSYRKHAQATTANRDADLHAAIMRVRALNKVTPFPLEAIRAHALPELSSNLLNDAAQRALWTDDRWTT
- the ribH gene encoding 6,7-dimethyl-8-ribityllumazine synthase, with translation MATFEGRFTNTAGLRIAVVVARFNDLVTAKLLSGCLDCLARHGVDTSSTSSQLDVAWVPGSFELPLVCQQLARSGRYQVVITLGAVIRGDTPHFDVVVGEASKGIAAVARDTSIPVIFGVLTTDTMQQALERAGIKSNLGWSYGLEALEMGSLMAALPPLD